A single region of the Gossypium arboreum isolate Shixiya-1 chromosome 12, ASM2569848v2, whole genome shotgun sequence genome encodes:
- the LOC128285479 gene encoding uncharacterized protein LOC128285479 produces MQLLDDDDLGTMIEIWWSTGSVNPQPVELFAELADLEPVENVSPISQHREFDFDLNVGWTGQLECGRTSQIPKIPNYGGSSYNNPTLGPCLQIHQEVIISTETNVREMTNNGEDSDQDVEDFSDPDVDEVSEYIDDEGPEEVEDVHGPSFCNPSHGIILRNELGGNMLNVDLDAAHASEFPEYVDIVPAHRLTSNSQFDQLFVGQQFENKADCVFAIKQYSMKLSIDYKRADDGCGWRVRAAFIQRIQQWQIRKLEGSHTCTVARMSQDHRKLDAKSICNCIMPLVKDSPIIPVSTLIADMQARFQYRVLYRKAWWAKQMAMQQLYGDWDESYNELQSWISAMVEYVPGTIVDLQTLPYRGPNGKLELGKRVFRRLFWTFDPCVRAFSHCKPVVQVDETWLYGKYTQILLIAVAQDGNGNVLPIASAIVESKNFESWAYFIRNLRRHVVRQDNIYIISDRSKGLVAAIRQSEVLWRSVYCIRHITMNFHNEYKNKDWRKRIVNMGYELEPHRFRHKLARLETDMAGCKPSLTQWLSSMEPWQWAQCFDEGYRYGHMTTNLVEAVNSVLRHTRHLPISAVFSATFYRLATLMPKMGLKQVKQLEAGHVYVEKIRDAMKDNTQRARLMNVELYSRNLETFRVTEYISRPSGIPPRSYGVDLRNRGCECGMFQALRYPCAHVVVACATYSLNVEQYINNVYTLERTLRIWVNEFPVLRDISTWEVQSLALEMLPARSLRRRVKGRLTITRIQNDMDVREQVDPKRCTICRTVGHIGANVPIETSTLANIQGLKEIKCCN; encoded by the exons ATGCAACTGTTAGATGATGATGACTTGGGCACTATGATAGAAATATGGTGGTCCACTGGGAGTGTGAACCCCCAACCAGTTGaattatttgctgagttagcagACTTAGAGCCTGTTGAGAATGTTAGCCCAATAAGTCAACATCGCGAATTTGATTTTGATCTTAATGTTGGATGGACAGGCCAATTAGAATGCGGTAGAACGTCACAGATACCTAAAATTCCTAATTATGGTGGGAGTTCGTACAACAACCCAACCCTCGGTCCCTGTCTACAAATACATCAGGAGGTGATAATAAGCACTGAGACAAATGTCAGAGAAATGACCAATAATGGTGAAGATTCTGATCAAGACGTTGAAGATTTTAGTGACCCCGATGTTGATGAGGTTTCGGAATATATCGATGATGAAGGCCCGGAGGAGGTTGAAGATGTTCACGGCCCTTCATTCTGTAACCCGAGTCATGGTATTATTTTACGAAATGAACTTGGGGGCAACATGTTGAACGTAGATCTAGATGCAGCGCATGCATCCGAGTTCCCTGAGTACGTTGATATAGTACCTGCTCATAGATTGACGTCAAATTCACAGTTCGACCAGTTGTTCGTTGGGCAACAGTTCGAGAACAAGGCGGATTGTGTGTTTGCCATCAAACAATACAGCATGAAGTTGTCGATTGATTACAAG AGAGCCGACGATGGGTGTGGTTGGCGAGTTCGTGCTGCATTTATACAGAGGATTCAACAGTGGCAAATACGAAAATTAGAAGGGAGTCATACATGTACTGTCGCACGCATGTCTCAAGACCACCGAAAATTGGATGCCAAAAGTATTTGCAACTGCATCATGCCACTGGTGAAAGATAGCCCGATCATTCCTGTGTCGACATTGATTGCAGACATGCAAGCTCGATTTCAATATAGAGTGTTATACAGGAAAGCGTGGTGGGCGAAACAAATGGCCATGCAACAATTGTACGGCGACTGGGATGAGTCATACAATGAACTTCAGAGTTGGATTTCAGCAATGGTAGAGTATGTCCCAGGAACTATCGTGGACTTGCAAACGTTGCCTTATAGAGGCcctaatggaaaattggaactggGAAAAAGAGTGTTTCGTCGACTGTTCTGGACTTTCGATCCATGTGTTAGGGCCTTCTCCCACTGCAAACCGGTAGTGCAAGTTGATGAAACATGGCTTTATGGAAAATACACGCAGATACTTCTGATTGCGGTTGCACAAGACGGTAATGGAAATGTACTACCAATCGCTTCTGCCATCGTAGAGTCGAAGAACTTTGAATCATGGGCATATTTCATTCGAAACTTACGGAGACATGTTGTCAGGCAAGACAACATTTACATTATATCTGATAGATCGAAGGGTCTTGTTGCTGCAATTCGGCAATCGGAGGTTCTGTGGAGGTCTGTCTATTGTATTCGTCACATCACTATGAACTTCCACAATGAGTATAAGAACAAAGACTGGCGCAAACGAATTGTCAACATGG GGTACGAGCTGGAACCACACCGATTTAGACATAAGTTGGCGAGGTTAGAGACTGATATGGCGGGCTGCAAACCATCTCTTACACAGTGGTTGAGTAGCATGGAGCCGTGGCAATGGGCTCAATGTTTTGACGAGGGGTACCGTTATGGCCATATGACAACTAACCTTGTTGAGGCCGTTAACTCCGTCTTAAGGCATACGCGTCACTTGCCAATTTCAGCTGTTTTTTCAGCCACATTTTACAGGTTAGCAACCTTAATGCCAAAAATGGGGTTGAAACAAGTAAAACAGTTAGAGGCAGGACACGTGTACGTCGAAAAAATTAGAGATGCCATGAAAGATAACACTCAAAGGGCTAGGTTGATGAATGTAGAACTATATTCTCGAAATTTGGAAACTTTTCGAGTGACAGAGTATATCAGTCGTCCGTCAGGGATCCCGCCACGgtcctatggagttgatctaCGAAATAGGGGGTGTGAGTGCGGGATGTTCCAAGCACTACGGTACCCGTGTGCACATGTGGTTGTAGCTTGTGCTACCTATAGTTTGAATGTCGAACAATATATCAATAATGTATACACACTTGAACGTACGTTGCGTATTTGGGTTAACGAGTTCCCTGTATTAAGGGATATATCGACATGGGAAGTGCAATCGCTAGCACTCGAGATGTTGCCTGCTCGGTCACTACGTAGGAGAGTCAAAGGTAGACTGACAATAACGAGGATTCAAAATGACATGGATGTAAGAGAACAAGTCGATCCAAAGCGTTGCACCATATGTAGAACAGTTGGCCACATCGGAGCAAATGTCCCCATAGAAACGTCTACACTGGCCAATATTCAGGGTCTAAAAGAAATTAAATGTTGTAACTGA